GTCAACGCCGTGCTTCACGGCAATGCCTACGACCCGAAGAAGAAGATGACCGTCTCCTACGAGAACACGGGCGGAGAGCTGGTCATCCGGGTCGCGGACCAGGGCAAGGGACTCGATGTAAGCCACATCCCCGACCCCCTCGCTCCGGAGAACCTGCTGAAGCAGTCCGGCCGGGGTATCTTTCTTATGCGTGCATTCATGGACGAGGTGCGGTTCCGCACCTTGGATCCGGGCAGCGAAGTAACCTTGATCAAGAAGGTGGCCGCCGGGGCGCCCGCGGACACCAAGGAGGCTTCCAAGTGACGATGAAGGCGAGTACACGGCAGATGGATGGCGTGACCATCGTGGACCTGAGCGGCCGCATCACCCTCGGGGAAGGCAGCGTCATCCTCCGCGACACGATTCGTGACCTG
The DNA window shown above is from Terriglobales bacterium and carries:
- a CDS encoding ATP-binding protein, coding for MTGNRVSYTLESTLESVNKAEELSSQLAAQAGFGEDECQKISMAVREAAVNAVLHGNAYDPKKKMTVSYENTGGELVIRVADQGKGLDVSHIPDPLAPENLLKQSGRGIFLMRAFMDEVRFRTLDPGSEVTLIKKVAAGAPADTKEASK